Proteins found in one Coffea eugenioides isolate CCC68of chromosome 5, Ceug_1.0, whole genome shotgun sequence genomic segment:
- the LOC113772089 gene encoding protein NUCLEAR FUSION DEFECTIVE 4-like — protein sequence MVEAELKGAMDWKNTGAFVLHLLTSRWFMVFATLLIMSMSGATYMFGIYSGDIKSSLGYDQTTLNLISFFKDVGANIGIVAGLVNEVAPPWLVLSCGAIMNFFGYFMIWLVVTHRIAKPPVWQIYLYICIGANSQTFAGVVALVSCVKNCPESRGVVLGILKGFIGLSGAIITQLYLAFYGHNSKALILLVAWLPAAVSILFLRTIRIMKVVQQANEHRIFQNFLYSSLSLAGFLMIMIIMQNWLSFTRFEYAASGSVVLLLLIFTNFLVVVREEFDLWKSKKQVLDDHPPSMVELTPVEAVPKPQNHEVQVSCFSNMFTQPKRGEDHTILQGIFNIDMLILFTVSAFGIGGTLVAIDNLGQIGKSLGYQTKTIATFVTLVSIWNYLGRVAAGFASEILLAKYKFPRPLMMALVLLVSCAGHLLIAFGVPNSLYLASLIVGFCFGAQWTLIFSIVSELYGLKYYSTLISIAAGATPLGNYVLNVRVAGHLYDMEALNQMTAKGLTRKEGEGLTCSGVECYKLSFLIVTAATFFGSVLSLLLSYRTRNFYKGDIYQKFRDQAQVADAEKLSVTNGPHS from the coding sequence ATGGTGGAGGCTGAGTTGAAGGGAGCAATGGATTGGAAAAACACGGGTGCCTTTGTCCTCCATCTGCTCACTAGCCGATGGTTCATGGTCTTTGCAACCCTACTGATCATGTCCATGTCTGGAGCTACTTACATGTTTGGCATCTACTCAGGGGACATCAAATCATCCCTAGGCTATGACCAAACAACCCTGAACTTGATAAGCTTCTTCAAGGACGTGGGAGCAAATATTGGAATTGTTGCAGGGCTTGTTAATGAGGTTGCACCACCTTGGTTAGTCCTCTCATGTGGAGCAATCATGAACTTTTTTGGGTACTTCATGATATGGCTGGTGGTCACACACCGAATAGCGAAACCTCCAGTTTGGCAGATATATTTATACATATGCATTGGTGCCAATTCTCAAACATTTGCAGGCGTTGTTGCATTAGTTTCATGTGTCAAGAACTGCCCAGAAAGTCGAGGTGTTGTTCTAGGCATCTTAAAGGGATTTATTGGCCTTAGTGGAGCAATTATCACACAGCTCTATCTTGCTTTTTATGGGCATAATTCCAAAGCTCTCATCTTACTTGTTGCCTGGCTTCCAGCAGCTGTTTCAATCTTGTTTCTGCGCACAATTCGCATCATGAAGGTTGTTCAACAAGCGAATGAGCACAGGATATTCCAAAATTTTCTCTACTCTTCGCTTAGCCTTGCTGGATTTCTAATGATTATGATTATCATGCAAAACTGGCTCTCCTTCACTAGGTTCGAGTATGCGGCAAGTGGTTCTGTTGTGCTTCTTTTGCTAATCTTCACCAACTTCCTGGTTGTTGTTAGAGAAGAATTTGATCTTTGGAAGAGCAAGAAACAAGTGTTAGATGATCATCCACCCTCGATGGTTGAATTAACACCTGTTGAAGCTGTCCCAAAACCGCAAAATCATGAAGTGCAAGTTTCTTGCTTTAGTAACATGTTTACGCAACCAAAGAGGGGCGAGGATCATACAATTCTACAAGGAATTTTCAACATTGATATGCTAATTCTATTCACAGTCTCAGCATTTGGGATTGGTGGGACCTTGGTGGCAATTGACAACTTGGGCCAAATTGGAAAGTCCTTAGGATATCAAACTAAAACTATCGCCACGTTTGTAACACTAGTAAGCATATGGAATTATCTTGGACGTGTGGCAGCAGGATTTGCTTCAGAAATTCTCTTGGCTAAGTACAAATTTCCACGTCCATTGATGATGGCCTTGGTACTTCTTGTATCTTGTGCTGGCCATCTTCTCATCGCTTTCGGGGTCCCTAATTCTCTCTATCTCGCGTCCTTGATTGTGGGCTTTTGCTTCGGAGCTCAATGGACACTGATATTCAGTATAGTGTCAGAATTATATGGGCTCAAGTACTACTCCACCTTGATTAGTATAGCTGCTGGAGCCACTCCATTGGGTAATTACGTGCTTAACGTTAGAGTTGCTGGCCATCTCTACGATATGGAAGCTCTGAATCAAATGACAGCCAAGGGACTCACAAGGAAAGAAGGGGAAGGTTTGACATGCTCTGGCGTGGAGTGTTACAAGCTATCTTTTTTGATAGTAACTGCAGCTACGTTCTTTGGCTCTGTTCTTTCTCTGCTTCTATCTTATAGAACCAGAAATTTCTATAAAGGTGATATTTACCAGAAATTCAGAGATCAAGCCCAAGTGGCAGATGCTGAGAAACTGTCGGTTACAAATGGACCACACAGCTAG